The following nucleotide sequence is from Microbacterium imperiale.
CGAACGAGGTCGGCGGCGGGCTCGTGGGCAACGCGATCTGGCAGGGCGTTCCGATCCGCGACATCCTCCGTATGGCGGGGCCGAAGGCCGGCGCCGACATGGTGCTCTCGCGCAGCGTCGACGGCTACACCGCCTCGACACCGCTCGACGCGCTGACCGACGAGTCGCGCGACGCGATCTTCGCGGTCGCCATGAACGGCGAGCCGCTGCCGCTCGAGCACGGTTTCCCGGTGCGGATGGTCGTGCCCGGGCTCTACGGCTACGTCTCGGCGACGAAGTGGGTCACCGAGCTGAAGGTCACGACCTTCGAAGCCGACGAGGCCTACTGGACCCCGCGCGGATACGCCGCCGAGGCGCCGATCAAGTTCTCGTCGCGCATCGACACGCCCCGCACCGGCACCCCCGTCCCGGCCGGCACCGTCGCGGTGGCCGGCATGGCATGGGCGCAGACGGTCGGCATCGAGCGGGTCGAGGTGCGCATCGACGACGGCGACTGGCAGGCGGCGACCCTGTCGACCCCCATCAACTCCGATACCTGGGTGCAGTGGGTGCTCGAGTGGCAGGCCGAGGCCGGGACGCACTACGTCGAGGTCCGCGCGGTCAACAAGAACGGCGACACGCAGATCGAGGAACGCGCGCCGATCGCGCCCGACGGCTCGAGCGGCTGGCAGCGCGTCCTGGTGACGGTCAGCGCCTGACGGTCAGCGCCCGACCCCGCCGGGCGAGGCGGGCTCGCGGGAGCGTCCGGGGATGGCGTCGACGAGGCGGCGCGTGTACTCCGCGCGCGGGTAGGTCAGCACCGTGGCGGTCGGCCCCTGCTCGACGACGCGTCCCTTCTGCATCACCGCCACGCGGTCGGAGATCTCGCGGACGACGGCGAGGTCGTGACTGATGAAGAGGTACGACACCCCCAGCTGCCGCTGCAGCTCGACGAGCAGGTCGAGGAGCTGCGCCTGCACCGAGACGTCGAGCGCCGACACCGCCTCGTCGAGCACGACGAGGTCCGGGCCGGTCGCCAGGGCGCGGGCGATCGCGACGCGCTGGCGCTGTCCGCCCGACAGCTCGGCGGGGCGGCGCCGAGCGGCGTCGGCCGGCAGCGCCACGCGATCGAGCAACTCGCGCACGCGCTTCGCTCGCGCCGCACGATCGCCCACCCCGAATGCGCGCAGCGGTTCGTCGACGACATCCGCGATCGTGAACCGCGGGTCGAGCGACGCGTACGGGCTCTGGTGGACGAGCTGGAACCGGCGGCGAAGAGATCGCAGCCGCTCCCGCCCGGCGGTCACGAGATCGACGCCGTCGAAGCGGATGCCGCCGGCCGTGGGCTGCTCGAGCCGCAGCGCCAGCCTTGCGGTCGTGCTCTTGCCCGACCCCGACTCCCCGACGACGGCGAGGGTCTCGCCGCGCCCGACCGTGAACGACACGTCGTCGACCGCGACGAGCCGCCCGCGCCCCGGGAGCGCGAACTCCTTGCGCAGGCCCGACACCTCGAGGAGCGGCGCACTCCGCGGCTCCGGGCGCTCGTCGTTTCGGGCCACCCGTTCCGCTGCCCGCGCGTTCGGCGCCCGCAGCCCCGACGCCGCGGCGATGAGTGCGCGCGTATAGGGATGCTGCGGAGCCGCGAGCACGGCGCTCGCCGCGCCCTGCTCCACGATCCGACCGCGCTGCATCACGATGATGCGGTCGGCGCGGTCGGCCGCGACGCCGAGATCGTGGGTGATGAGCAGCACCGCGGTGCCGAGGGTGTCGGCGAGCGTGTTGATGTGGTCGAGGATCTGCCTCTGCACCGTCACATCCAGTGCGCTCGTCGGCTCGTCGGCGATCACGAGCTGCGGCTCGGCCGCGAGCGCCGCGGCGATGAGCCCGCGCTGTCGCATCCCGCCCGAGAACTGGTGCGGGAACTGCTGCGCCCGCGCCTCGGGCTCGGGGATGCCGGCGAGCCCGAGCAGCTCGACGGCCTGGCGATCGGCCGCGCGGCGCGAGGCGAGCCCGTGGATCACGAGCGGCTCGCCGACCTGCCGGCCCACGCGCTTGACCGGGTTCAGGCTCGTCCCCGGGTCCTGCGGGATCAGACCGATCCTGCGGCCGCGCACCTGGCGCCAGGCCCGGGGCGAGAGCCCAGTGAGGTCTTCGCCCTCGAACCGGATGGCACCGCCGTCCACGCGTGCGTTGCGCGCCAGCAGGTGGATGACGGCGTGCGCCGTCGTGCTCTTGCCCGACCCCGACTCGCCGACGATGGCCACGACCTCGCCGCGGTCCACCGTGAACGAGACGTCCGTCACGGCGGGGCGCGTCTCGCCCTCGACCGTGTACGAGACGGTGAGCCCGTCGACGTCCAGCAGGGGGGTGTGCGCCGCGGTCATCGCGCACCTCCGTCGCGTTCGAGGGCGCGCGAGATCCGGGTGGCCGACAGCACGACGGCCACGATCACGAGCCCGGGCAGTGTCGTCAGCCACCACGCGACCGCGAGGTAGTCGCGCCCGTTCGAGACGAGCGCGCCCCATTCGGGAGTGGGCGGCGGCGCACCGAACCCGAGGAACGACAGCGACGAGATCGCCAGCACCATGACGCCGAACTCCAGCGCGCCCAGCGCGACGACGGGGCCGGCCGCGTTCGGCAGCACGTGCCGCCGCAGGATCGTGTACCACCGCACGCCCGAGACACGCGCGGCTTCGACGTACACCGCTGTGGCAACCTGCAGCACCTCGGCACGCATGACCCGTGCGAATGACGCGACGCTGGCGAGCCCCACCGCGACGGCGACGTTGAGAGTGCCGAAGCCGAGCGCGGTGATGAGTGCGAGCGACAGCAGCAGGCTCGGAACCGCCAGCAGGACGTCCATGAACCGCATGATCGCGTCGTCGACGATCCCGCGGAGGAACCCCGCGAGCAGGCCGAAGGCCGACCCGACGGCGAGGCCGACGATCACCGCGACCGTCGTCGCCGCCAGCGACGTCGCGGCACCGTGCACGACCCGGGCGAAGACGTCGCGTCCGAGGTTGTCGGTGCCGAAGAGGTGCTCGGCAGACGGCGGTTGCAGCCGATCCTGCGCCACGCCCTCGATGGGATTCCACGCCGTGAACCAGGTCGGCGCGATGGCCCACAGGACGACGAGCACCAGGACGCCGATCGAGAGCACGAGCGTCGGCTGGCGCAGCACGCGGCGGACGCCCGCGATGGCGCGGCGCGAACCGCCGCGGCGCGGCGCGGCATCCGACGCCGTCGTATCGGACGCGTCGAACGCGGCGGACGGGACGGGCACGAGGGAAGGGGTGTCGAGCGTGGTGGTCATGAGTCCTCCGGCGTCAGGCCGCGGCGAACGCGGTGCGGGCGAGGGTGATGCGGCGGTCGATGAGGGGCGAGACGAGATCGACGAGCAGGTTGGCGACGACGAAGACGACGGCGGCGAAGACCACGACGATCTGCACGACGGGGACGTCGCGGTTGTTGACGGCTGTCACGACCAGGCGCCCGATGCCCAGACGCGAGAACACCGTCTCGGTGACCACGGCGCCCGAGAGCAGGCCGCCCACCAGCACTCCCACCATGGCCAGGGTCGGGATGGTCGCGTTCCGCAGGGCGTGCGCGAGCTGCACCCGCGCCTCCGAGGCGCCCTTCGCGCGAACGACCTCGATGTACGGCTGCGCGAGCGTCGAGCGCAGGCTGCGCGAGAGCAGCTGCGCGACGAACGCGCCCGAGGGGATCGCGATGGTGACGGCGGGAAGCACGAGGCTGTCGAACCCGCCGTCGCCCATCGCGGGGAACAGGCGCAGCTGGAACGAGAACGCCTGCAACAGCAGCAGCCCGATCCAGAAGACGGGTACCGAGACGCCGATCGGCGGCAACGAGAGCAGCGAGTTCCGCAGCCAGCTGCGACGCGTCAGCGATGCGGCGATCGCGAGGCCCACCCCGCCGATGACCGACAGCACGAACGCGAAACCGGTGAGCACGAGCGTCGACGGCAGCGCCTCGGCCAGAAGCGCCACGGCAGGTCGCCCCGTCTGCGTCGAGGTGCCGAAGTCGCCGGTGAGCGCGCGCCCCAGCGCGGTGACGTACTGCTCCCACAGCGGCCGGTCGAGCCCGAGCTCGGCGCGCAGCCGGGCGACGAGCTCCGGGTCGACCGCTTCCTGATCGGCGCCCCCGGCGAACAGCGCCGCGGCGTCGCCGGGCAGCAGGTAGAGCACGAGGAACGAGATCGTGTACGCCGCCCACAGGACGATGAGCCCCTGGCCGATCCGGCGCCCGGCGTAGCGCAGCCCGGCGCTCATTCCGCGATCCAGGCGTCAGCGAAGTCGAGACGGCTCGACGCCTCGAAGGCCAGGCCGCGGACCCTCGCCGACGCGGTGATGGTGGTCGACAGCTCGTAGATCGGGATCGTGATGCCCTCGGTGACCAGCGCTCGCGCCGCCTCGTCGACGATGCGCTGGCGCGTGGCGGCATCCGTCGTCGCCGACTGCTCGTCGAGCAGGTCGTCGACCGCGGTGCGCGTCGTGCGGCGCGTGTTGCCGGTGGGGTTGTCGGCGGTGAAGACCGTCCGCAGCACGTCGGGATCGGAACGGGTGAGGTTGCCGTAGACGAAATCGTAGGTGCCGTCGGCGGATGCCGCCTGCGAGTCGGCGATGCTCGCGTGCGTCAGCTGCAGGTCGACCCCGATCTCGCGCAGCTGCTGCTGCACGAGCTCGAGCACCTCCTTGGGCGACTGCCAGTAGGTCACCGAGAAGCTGAGCCGTTCGCCGTCCTTCTCGCGGATGCCGTCGGATCCGACGGCCCACCCCGCTTCGTCGAGCAGCGCCGCAGCGGCATCCGGGTCGTACTCGAGCACGTCGCCGAGGTCGGTGAAGTACGGCGTCGAGGACGCCAGCGGAGACACGGCCGGCTTGTCGGCGGGGCCGAGCAGGGTCGCGGTGATCTCTTCGCGATCGATGCCCTTCTGGATGGCCAGCCGCACATCGGGATCGGCGAGCTTCGGCGTCGACTGGTTCGCGTACAGGTTGTAGACCACGCCGGGGTTGGCGCGGCTCTCGCTCCAGAACCCGTCGCCCTCGAACAGCACCGCGTCGGTCGCCGAGATGCCGGTCGTCGCGTCGATCTGACCCGACTGCAGGCTGCCGGTGCGGTTGCCGGCCTCGGGCACCACGACGAACTCGATCGAGTCGAGGTAGGCCTCGCCGGTGTGGGCATTGGTCGACGGACCCCAGTCGTACCCGTCGCGGCGCACGAGGGTGGCGCCCTCGTTGGGGGTGTAGCTCTCGACCGAGAACGGACCCGACCCGGCGAACTCGCCGCCGCAGCGCTGGGCCTGACCCACGGAGGCGGTCGCGGGCGAGAGCAGGCCGAGGCTGAAGGTCGATGTCGCCTGCAGGAACTGCGCGCTCGGGCGCGAGAAGGCGATCGTCACGGTGCGCTCGTCGACGACGTCGATGCTCGCGAGGTCGGCGAGGTACGACGACCCCAAGGGGGCCTTGGCGCCGAGGGCCGTGATCGCCTCGAAGTTCGTCCGGACGGATGCCGCGTCGATCGGCGCCCCGTCGGCATAGGTCGCCCCGTCGCGCAGCGTGAAGGTGAAGCGGGTCGCATCGTCGTTGACATCGAAGCTCTCGGCGAGCCACGGCAGGATCTCGCCGGTGTCGGGGTCTTGCGTGGTGAGTGATGCGACGGTCTGACGCGCGATCGCGATCGCATCGTTGTTGCTGACCTGCTGCGGATCGATGCACTGACTGTCGACGGAGATCGCGAAGGTCAACGAGCCGCCGGTGACGGGTTCGTCCGACGCCGACGGCCGCGATCCGGCGGTCGTCGAGCTGCACGAGACGAGGAGGAGGGCGGCGCCGGCGGAAGCGACCGTCGCGAGGACACGGGAACGGGAGGGGGGAAGGAGCATGCGTCCCAGGCTCGCGGGGCGACCTGCCGCCGCGGGAGCGGCCGCGTCACACGGGGGAAGAACCCGTCGTCCCCCTTCACGCGGCGTCACGCAGCGTCATCCCGTCAGCGGCACAGGGGAACCGGGGCTCAGGCGAGGGAGGGGAGAGGGGGCGTTCGGACCGCGGCGAGGATCGCGCCGGCCGTGCGATCGGTCTGCCGCAGCGACAGCGCGTTCGCGTGCGGCCGGGTGAACGCGCCGCCCTCCGTCAGCGAGGTGAACGGCCCGAGCGCGAACAGGGATGCCGCTGCCGCACCGTCGCGCGACAGGACGCGCCCGTCGTCGTCGGTGTGCACGCGCCCGAGCGATCCCGTGAAGTCGGCGTCTGCGACGCGCAGCTCGGCGCCGTGTCGCGTCGCGAGCTCGCGCAGCGCCGGGTTGTCGCTGACGGCCGCCCCCGAGCCGGGCAGCCACGCGTCGACGAGGGCGCGCGCCACCGTCTCTTCGGGCACGCGCGGGCTCGAGGCGACGAAGCCGCGCCCGGATTCGACCGCCACCGTCGTGTCGGGCCCGAGGAAGCGGACGACGCCGGCATCGGCCAGGGCCAGCAGCTCCTCGAGCCGGTGCGCCGGCGGGCCGCTCGCGACGTAGCTGAAGAAGGTGTGCCACCGCACCGGCAGCGACACCGCGCGGGAGCGCGCGTTCCACCGCTGCGTCGGAATCTCCGCAAGCGCGAGGAACGACAGCAGCGCCGCGAGGAACACGCCCTGCGCGGCACTGCGCTCGGGAGCGGTCCGCAGGTGCAGATCGGTCGCGATGTGGTCGCACACCGCGCGATGAGCGTCGTCGCCGCTCGTGAAGGTCCGGCTCGCGAGCGGGCGATCCAGCGACGCGATGTCGAACCGGTCGAGCGGATCGGGGACGGCCGCCGCGACCGCGTCGAGCAGCGCCGGGTCGTCCCAGGCATGCGCCTGCAGCACCGCCCGGAACGCCGGCCAATCGCCGACGACGCGGTCCGGGTGCCCGGTGAAGAGCTCGCGGTAGTGCCCGTGCAGCAGTTCGCCGGCAATCAGCGGCCAGACGTCGGTGTCGAAGTCGACCTGCTGCGGTCGCGCGAGCAGCGCCGCGGTGCGATCGGCCGTCAGCACCTCGCGCTGCGGCGGCGCGCCCTGAATCGCCGACGACACCTTCGAGCGGTAGGGGACGCCGCGGCGCGATCCCAGGTGGAGGCGGGGTTCGCGCCCGGACGCGACGTAGCGCAGGCGCTCGCCGTCGTGGGTGAAGCGTCCGCCCCGCCCCTGCGTGAGGAGCACGACGAGGTCGATCGCCGCGAGGCCGAGACCGCGGACGATGACGTCCTGGCCCGCGGTGAGCGCCGACAGATCGGCGTCCGCGGTGAACGCCGGTGGCACGTACACCAGCCGCTCCCGGCGCGCCGCCTCGATCAGACCGGCCGTCGCGGCATCCGGCTCTCGTCCGTTGTGGCCGACCGCGTAGACGATGACGTCGCCGCGCAGCTCGAGCCCGCTGGCGAGCGCGACGGTGCCGGGCCCGCGCATGCCCACCACGGTGTCGGCTCGCCAGCGCACCGTGACGCCCGGGGGCGCCTGAGCCACCGTTCGCGCGAAGAACCAGGCGAGGTAGTAGCTGTGCAGGCGACGGGTCGGAAAGCTGTCGCCCCGCAGCCCGCGGGCCTCGGCCGCCACGACCTCGTCGTCGATGTCGACGTCCGGTCCGACGGTGTCGAGCCGACCGTCTCGCCACAGCTCGGCCCAGTCGATGAGCGAGGGCCCCGGACGGATCGGCCCGTCGATCGTGCAGCTCGCGTCGGTGAAGACCGTTACGTCGCGCGCCATCGAGTTGAGCTTGAGCAGCGGTGACTGCGCTCGCCGCCAGATGCGGCCGCCGCCCGGCGGGTGCGGGTCGACCAGCTCGACGTGCAGGCGCGGCGCACCGACATCCCGGGCGTCCGTGTCTTCCGCCCCCGCATCGAACCGCGCGATGATGCGCTCGAGCAGCATGATCGCCCGCGGGCCGGCGCCGACGAGCACGACCCTGCGGGCGTTCACGCGCGGGCTCCCGTCATCGAGCCGCGGCGGCGTCGGGCGTCAGCGTGCGTGCCGGTGCCGGCAGTCCGAGCAGATCCCGCAGCGTCGCACCCTCGTCGTACGAGTCGCGGTACGAGCCACGCTCCTGCAGCAGCGGCACGACGCGGGTCGCGAACTCGTCGAGACCGTGCGGGGTCAGGTGCCCGACGACCGTGAAGCCGTCCGTCGCGCGCTCCTGCACGTACCGGTCGATCTCGCTCGCGATGTGCTCCGGCGTGCCGACGAAGGTGTGCTTCGCCGTCAGCCGGATCACGAGTTCCCGCACGCTCAGCCCCTCGGCCTCCGACAGCTCGCGCAGCGACGCGATGCGCGCCTGCACGGCCTTGTGGCGGTTCGCCCAGCCGCGGGCGGTCTCCGAGCCGGTGTCGGGCTCGACGTCGGGCAGCGGCCCGTCGGGGTCGTAGCCGCTGAGGTCGCGGCCCCACACCTGCTCGAGATAGGTGAGGGCCTGCTCGGGCCGCACCTGCTGCCGTGCGATCTCACGCGATCGCTCGCGCGCCTCGGCATCCGTGTCGCCGATGACGAAGGTCGCGGCGGGCAGGATCTTGAGGGAGTCCTCGTCGCGGCCCCACGCCGCCAGACGCCCCTTGACGTCGTCGTACAACACCCGCGCCGCGTCGAAGTCCTGGTGCAGCGAGAAGATGACCTCGGCGTGCTCCGCCCCGAAATCGCGCCCGTCGGCGGAATCACCGGCCTGCACGATCACGGGACGTCCCTGCGGCGAACGCGGCACGTCGAAGAGCGCATCGACGTCGAACTGGGCGCCGGAGTGACGGATGCGGCGCGGCAGCGCCTCGCCCTCGTCCCACGAGTCCCACAGCTTCTTCGACAGCGCCGCGAACTCCTTCGCGCGCTCGTAGCGGTCGGCGTGGGCGAGGAACCCGCCGCGGCGGAAGTTCGCACCGTGGAACGCGTCGGAGCTCGTGACGGCGTTCCATCCGGCGCGCCCTGCCGACAGGTGGTCGAGGGTCGCGAGCTGGCGGGCGAGCTCGTAGGGCTCGTTGAACGTCGTGCTGAGGGTGCCGACCAGGCCGACGTGGTCGGTCACCGCGCTGAGGGCGGCCAGCACGGCGAG
It contains:
- a CDS encoding dipeptide ABC transporter ATP-binding protein, with product MTAAHTPLLDVDGLTVSYTVEGETRPAVTDVSFTVDRGEVVAIVGESGSGKSTTAHAVIHLLARNARVDGGAIRFEGEDLTGLSPRAWRQVRGRRIGLIPQDPGTSLNPVKRVGRQVGEPLVIHGLASRRAADRQAVELLGLAGIPEPEARAQQFPHQFSGGMRQRGLIAAALAAEPQLVIADEPTSALDVTVQRQILDHINTLADTLGTAVLLITHDLGVAADRADRIIVMQRGRIVEQGAASAVLAAPQHPYTRALIAAASGLRAPNARAAERVARNDERPEPRSAPLLEVSGLRKEFALPGRGRLVAVDDVSFTVGRGETLAVVGESGSGKSTTARLALRLEQPTAGGIRFDGVDLVTAGRERLRSLRRRFQLVHQSPYASLDPRFTIADVVDEPLRAFGVGDRAARAKRVRELLDRVALPADAARRRPAELSGGQRQRVAIARALATGPDLVVLDEAVSALDVSVQAQLLDLLVELQRQLGVSYLFISHDLAVVREISDRVAVMQKGRVVEQGPTATVLTYPRAEYTRRLVDAIPGRSREPASPGGVGR
- a CDS encoding ABC transporter permease, which translates into the protein MTTTLDTPSLVPVPSAAFDASDTTASDAAPRRGGSRRAIAGVRRVLRQPTLVLSIGVLVLVVLWAIAPTWFTAWNPIEGVAQDRLQPPSAEHLFGTDNLGRDVFARVVHGAATSLAATTVAVIVGLAVGSAFGLLAGFLRGIVDDAIMRFMDVLLAVPSLLLSLALITALGFGTLNVAVAVGLASVASFARVMRAEVLQVATAVYVEAARVSGVRWYTILRRHVLPNAAGPVVALGALEFGVMVLAISSLSFLGFGAPPPTPEWGALVSNGRDYLAVAWWLTTLPGLVIVAVVLSATRISRALERDGGAR
- a CDS encoding ABC transporter permease, with protein sequence MSAGLRYAGRRIGQGLIVLWAAYTISFLVLYLLPGDAAALFAGGADQEAVDPELVARLRAELGLDRPLWEQYVTALGRALTGDFGTSTQTGRPAVALLAEALPSTLVLTGFAFVLSVIGGVGLAIAASLTRRSWLRNSLLSLPPIGVSVPVFWIGLLLLQAFSFQLRLFPAMGDGGFDSLVLPAVTIAIPSGAFVAQLLSRSLRSTLAQPYIEVVRAKGASEARVQLAHALRNATIPTLAMVGVLVGGLLSGAVVTETVFSRLGIGRLVVTAVNNRDVPVVQIVVVFAAVVFVVANLLVDLVSPLIDRRITLARTAFAAA
- a CDS encoding ABC transporter substrate-binding protein; this encodes MLLPPSRSRVLATVASAGAALLLVSCSSTTAGSRPSASDEPVTGGSLTFAISVDSQCIDPQQVSNNDAIAIARQTVASLTTQDPDTGEILPWLAESFDVNDDATRFTFTLRDGATYADGAPIDAASVRTNFEAITALGAKAPLGSSYLADLASIDVVDERTVTIAFSRPSAQFLQATSTFSLGLLSPATASVGQAQRCGGEFAGSGPFSVESYTPNEGATLVRRDGYDWGPSTNAHTGEAYLDSIEFVVVPEAGNRTGSLQSGQIDATTGISATDAVLFEGDGFWSESRANPGVVYNLYANQSTPKLADPDVRLAIQKGIDREEITATLLGPADKPAVSPLASSTPYFTDLGDVLEYDPDAAAALLDEAGWAVGSDGIREKDGERLSFSVTYWQSPKEVLELVQQQLREIGVDLQLTHASIADSQAASADGTYDFVYGNLTRSDPDVLRTVFTADNPTGNTRRTTRTAVDDLLDEQSATTDAATRQRIVDEAARALVTEGITIPIYELSTTITASARVRGLAFEASSRLDFADAWIAE
- a CDS encoding FAD/NAD(P)-binding protein, translated to MNARRVVLVGAGPRAIMLLERIIARFDAGAEDTDARDVGAPRLHVELVDPHPPGGGRIWRRAQSPLLKLNSMARDVTVFTDASCTIDGPIRPGPSLIDWAELWRDGRLDTVGPDVDIDDEVVAAEARGLRGDSFPTRRLHSYYLAWFFARTVAQAPPGVTVRWRADTVVGMRGPGTVALASGLELRGDVIVYAVGHNGREPDAATAGLIEAARRERLVYVPPAFTADADLSALTAGQDVIVRGLGLAAIDLVVLLTQGRGGRFTHDGERLRYVASGREPRLHLGSRRGVPYRSKVSSAIQGAPPQREVLTADRTAALLARPQQVDFDTDVWPLIAGELLHGHYRELFTGHPDRVVGDWPAFRAVLQAHAWDDPALLDAVAAAVPDPLDRFDIASLDRPLASRTFTSGDDAHRAVCDHIATDLHLRTAPERSAAQGVFLAALLSFLALAEIPTQRWNARSRAVSLPVRWHTFFSYVASGPPAHRLEELLALADAGVVRFLGPDTTVAVESGRGFVASSPRVPEETVARALVDAWLPGSGAAVSDNPALRELATRHGAELRVADADFTGSLGRVHTDDDGRVLSRDGAAAASLFALGPFTSLTEGGAFTRPHANALSLRQTDRTAGAILAAVRTPPLPSLA
- a CDS encoding NtaA/DmoA family FMN-dependent monooxygenase (This protein belongs to a clade of FMN-dependent monooxygenases, within a broader family of flavin-dependent oxidoreductases, the luciferase-like monooxygenase (LMM) family, some of whose members use coenzyme F420 rather than FMN.), yielding MSRSPRQIHLAAHFPGVNSTTVWTDPASGSQIDFAAFEYFARTAERGFFDYVFLAEGLRLREHKGRVHELDVLGRPNTLAVLAALSAVTDHVGLVGTLSTTFNEPYELARQLATLDHLSAGRAGWNAVTSSDAFHGANFRRGGFLAHADRYERAKEFAALSKKLWDSWDEGEALPRRIRHSGAQFDVDALFDVPRSPQGRPVIVQAGDSADGRDFGAEHAEVIFSLHQDFDAARVLYDDVKGRLAAWGRDEDSLKILPAATFVIGDTDAEARERSREIARQQVRPEQALTYLEQVWGRDLSGYDPDGPLPDVEPDTGSETARGWANRHKAVQARIASLRELSEAEGLSVRELVIRLTAKHTFVGTPEHIASEIDRYVQERATDGFTVVGHLTPHGLDEFATRVVPLLQERGSYRDSYDEGATLRDLLGLPAPARTLTPDAAAAR